From Mucilaginibacter rubeus, a single genomic window includes:
- a CDS encoding helicase-related protein: MADNIAAIRIALDFSGQQLSLADLETLKKYAGFGGLKAVLFPPGEIKGWEKFGASKADLKLYPQVMELHSLLQEKLTAKEYKEAIDALKSSSQTAYYTPDYIPRAIYAAMQESSIVPKRLYEPSAGAGVFVDEAVQAFPDLEKINAVEKDILTGRILTAISSVHDIPVEVQIKKLEETSVTEKAQSDLVISNIPFGKIAVHDPAYNKSGISAKVHTYFFAKGLDKIKDGGILAYIVTDAFLNNPSNETARKYLFTSADLLTVAVLPANLMKEHANVEVGMHLILVQKNDAKDILTEAESQLIETVEVANPFGKYFLNAWLADKNELVYADEVIEGTNARGKAARIAWQNGDMQDIVPLLKEQLIAGFTNLNYAKWEAISFDQKQAQLSQFTFLPVPVLEKKSEKPTLNLGQLGLFDAPVTKPEDNKAVAYLDDLDKQFVDAGTARIISTIRTTGKPQHDSIVLVTARAKANNKYSYKLFSNLSEISFPAKWMTGLSLGQELDALSLKLKHYGHDYRYEGDATLEPAFKLLPDRPKAFTDLKPFYTRDTLVIFQGKLGLIGEPHNFEAKFNPLDPQPELPFYEDYLTLRDIYLELSGYENEHAIQFPELRKSLNFYYDAFLAKHGELNKNANRNRILNDAALGFKTLSSLEIKEGERFIRSDIFYGPLFQQKEMLKTDDPAEALARCLNDTGRVDLTLICQITGLTDDEAIIQLEKQILLNPETGSWETTDNYLSGDVVAKMKAAENLAEEQPQNLQFARSLAAIRRVQPERIPFERLDFNLGERWVPIDYYQRFATDLFKLDTTIKYLGSLDDYKVSYGKKGNTITNEEFSVTPKESNKVTGRTLLEYALLNTNPHFTYPVEQYGKTVRVPDTEAIQNAHRKIDTIRTRYLLWLLELPNEDKQYLEKLYNDTYNCYALREFDGSHLTFPGLDFKALKIADLYPSQRNAAWRVIQNNGGLIDHEVGLGKTLTMIIAAMEMKRLGIVHKPMIIALKANVQQITDTFRLAYPKAKLLAPGETDFEPAKRKRIFHEIKNNNWDCIILTHDQFGKIPQAPEIQRQILEIELDNTELDLLAVQDAGEEISKEMLKGLEIRKENLEAKLKAVIEAIEQRKDTGINFREMNVDHLFIDESHKFKNLTFTTRHTKVAGLGNIAGSQKALNMLFAIRTLQERFDTDLCATFLSGTPISNSLTEMYLIFKYLRPRELERQRISNFDAWAAVYARKTVDFEFTVTNEIRAKERFRHFIKVPELAMFYNQITDYKTAKHINLDKPDIEETLVNIKPTPDQQDFIKRLMAFAKTGDATVIGRRPLTRDEDKGRMLIATNYAKKMAVDMRLVNPDKYGDHPGNKVNVCARNVAEIYHESTSHKGTQIIFSDIGTPKPEEFNVYDALLDKLVTDFGIPANQITFIHNWATDKQRKELFRKMNAGEIRILIGSTEKAGTGLNVQERIVAMHHLDIPWKPSELEQRDGRGARQGNWLAKKFYGNKVRNFIYAVEQSLDNYKFNLLKNKQIFISQMKNNQLSVRTLDEGAMDEQSGMSFSEYIAILSGDTSLLEKTRLEKKVAELEGYKGAHFKEVSRSRYLLEDLEKKSRETGQTLELVRKDEAIYRQVLKLDEDGTKLNPLKLNDGVYSDPVAIGNKLIDLYKNWQPTDFTKPELHLGELYGFDLYIRKKLQTVETGFSSRIEHVTSLYAESRATGIKYMQNGGAPNIDNPKLAARYFLDAINRVIGMAERYEKEVDGIDKQIPEVRELSLRPFDKEYELASLKREVEKLELEISQKIAEKEKQAQAEQLKIEQEPEETESVTVAVRR; this comes from the coding sequence ATGGCAGACAATATTGCGGCCATCCGGATAGCGCTGGACTTTTCCGGCCAGCAACTCTCGCTGGCAGATTTAGAAACACTAAAAAAATACGCCGGTTTCGGCGGTCTGAAAGCGGTGCTTTTTCCTCCGGGCGAAATAAAGGGATGGGAGAAATTCGGGGCCTCAAAGGCAGACCTAAAGCTATACCCCCAGGTCATGGAGCTGCACAGTTTGTTACAGGAAAAGCTGACTGCTAAGGAGTATAAGGAAGCAATAGATGCTTTAAAAAGCAGCTCTCAAACGGCCTATTATACACCAGATTACATCCCCCGGGCGATTTATGCCGCTATGCAGGAAAGCAGTATCGTTCCAAAGCGCCTATATGAACCAAGTGCAGGTGCCGGTGTTTTTGTTGACGAGGCGGTACAGGCCTTTCCTGATCTTGAAAAAATAAATGCCGTGGAGAAGGATATCCTGACCGGCAGAATATTGACCGCCATTAGTTCGGTGCATGATATCCCGGTCGAGGTGCAGATCAAAAAGCTGGAAGAAACTTCCGTTACTGAAAAAGCGCAATCTGACCTGGTCATCAGCAATATCCCTTTTGGCAAGATCGCTGTTCATGACCCTGCTTACAACAAAAGCGGTATCTCCGCCAAGGTGCATACCTACTTCTTTGCAAAAGGATTGGATAAGATCAAAGATGGCGGCATTTTAGCTTATATCGTAACCGATGCGTTCCTGAATAACCCATCGAACGAGACCGCACGCAAATATTTATTTACTTCAGCAGACCTGCTAACCGTCGCCGTGTTGCCTGCCAACCTGATGAAGGAACATGCCAATGTCGAAGTGGGTATGCACCTCATCCTTGTACAGAAAAATGACGCTAAGGATATACTTACCGAGGCTGAAAGCCAGCTGATCGAAACGGTGGAAGTAGCAAACCCCTTTGGCAAATATTTTCTGAATGCCTGGCTAGCCGATAAAAACGAATTGGTCTATGCCGACGAAGTTATTGAGGGCACCAACGCCAGGGGAAAAGCCGCAAGGATCGCCTGGCAAAACGGTGACATGCAGGACATCGTCCCTTTATTAAAGGAACAACTGATCGCAGGGTTTACAAACCTCAACTATGCCAAATGGGAGGCCATCTCTTTTGACCAAAAACAGGCACAACTTAGCCAGTTTACCTTTCTGCCGGTACCAGTCTTGGAAAAAAAGTCGGAAAAGCCCACATTAAACTTAGGACAGTTGGGTTTGTTTGATGCACCGGTAACTAAACCCGAGGATAACAAAGCGGTGGCATACCTCGACGACCTGGATAAACAATTCGTAGATGCCGGAACTGCACGAATTATCAGCACCATCAGGACTACCGGCAAGCCGCAGCATGACAGCATTGTCCTGGTGACCGCGCGCGCCAAAGCGAATAATAAGTATAGCTATAAACTTTTTAGCAACCTCTCTGAAATTTCATTTCCCGCAAAATGGATGACTGGGTTAAGCCTTGGTCAGGAACTGGACGCACTTTCACTAAAGCTAAAGCATTACGGTCATGATTACCGGTATGAAGGTGATGCTACTTTAGAGCCCGCTTTCAAATTACTGCCGGACAGGCCAAAGGCTTTTACAGACCTGAAGCCCTTTTATACCAGGGATACGCTGGTCATATTTCAGGGCAAGCTTGGTCTCATCGGTGAACCCCACAATTTTGAGGCGAAATTTAACCCGCTCGATCCGCAGCCAGAGCTACCGTTCTATGAGGATTATTTGACGCTGCGGGATATTTACCTGGAACTTTCCGGCTACGAAAATGAACACGCGATCCAGTTCCCCGAGCTGCGAAAGTCACTTAACTTTTATTACGATGCTTTTTTAGCCAAACATGGCGAGCTCAATAAAAATGCAAACCGGAACCGCATACTTAACGATGCGGCTTTAGGCTTTAAAACGCTGTCCTCGCTGGAAATAAAGGAGGGCGAAAGGTTTATCCGGTCGGATATCTTTTACGGGCCGCTTTTTCAGCAAAAAGAAATGCTGAAAACCGATGACCCCGCCGAAGCCCTGGCCCGCTGCCTGAATGATACCGGTCGCGTGGATCTTACGCTGATCTGCCAGATCACTGGGTTAACCGACGATGAGGCCATCATTCAACTCGAAAAACAAATTCTGTTAAACCCCGAAACAGGATCGTGGGAAACAACGGACAACTACTTGTCGGGCGATGTTGTCGCAAAAATGAAGGCTGCCGAAAACCTTGCCGAAGAGCAGCCGCAAAACTTACAGTTCGCAAGAAGCCTTGCTGCTATCCGGCGGGTGCAGCCGGAGCGAATACCTTTTGAAAGGTTGGATTTTAACCTCGGTGAGCGTTGGGTGCCTATCGATTACTATCAGCGTTTTGCAACCGACCTGTTCAAACTGGATACAACGATCAAGTACCTGGGTTCCTTAGATGATTATAAGGTAAGCTACGGCAAAAAAGGCAACACGATCACTAATGAAGAGTTTTCCGTAACGCCCAAGGAAAGCAATAAGGTTACCGGCCGCACCTTACTGGAATATGCGCTGCTGAACACGAATCCGCATTTTACTTACCCGGTAGAACAATACGGCAAAACGGTAAGGGTGCCCGACACCGAGGCCATTCAAAATGCCCACCGGAAAATCGATACCATAAGGACACGTTACCTGCTATGGCTGCTCGAACTTCCCAACGAGGACAAACAGTATTTAGAGAAGCTCTATAACGATACCTATAACTGTTACGCACTCCGGGAATTTGACGGCAGCCACTTAACATTTCCGGGGCTTGACTTTAAAGCCTTAAAGATCGCTGACCTGTATCCCTCCCAGCGAAACGCCGCCTGGCGCGTTATCCAAAATAATGGCGGCCTCATCGATCATGAGGTAGGCTTAGGTAAAACGCTGACAATGATCATTGCCGCCATGGAAATGAAAAGGCTCGGCATCGTGCATAAGCCCATGATCATTGCCCTAAAGGCCAATGTGCAGCAGATAACGGACACCTTTCGCCTGGCTTATCCCAAAGCCAAATTGTTGGCGCCGGGTGAAACCGATTTTGAACCGGCAAAGCGCAAAAGGATCTTTCACGAGATCAAAAATAACAATTGGGACTGCATTATCTTAACGCATGACCAGTTCGGAAAAATACCACAAGCGCCGGAAATACAACGGCAGATCCTCGAAATTGAACTGGATAACACCGAGCTTGATTTATTGGCCGTTCAGGATGCCGGTGAAGAAATAAGCAAGGAAATGCTTAAGGGATTGGAGATCCGCAAGGAAAATCTCGAAGCTAAACTCAAAGCCGTCATCGAGGCGATAGAGCAACGCAAGGATACCGGGATCAATTTCCGGGAAATGAACGTAGATCACCTGTTTATTGATGAGTCTCATAAATTCAAGAATCTGACGTTCACGACCAGGCATACCAAAGTTGCCGGTTTAGGCAATATCGCCGGTAGCCAAAAAGCCCTCAACATGCTTTTTGCCATTCGCACTTTACAGGAGCGCTTCGATACCGATCTATGCGCTACTTTCCTTTCCGGCACGCCGATCTCCAACAGCCTGACCGAAATGTATCTGATCTTCAAATACCTCCGGCCGCGCGAGCTGGAAAGGCAGCGAATTTCAAACTTTGATGCCTGGGCGGCAGTTTATGCCCGTAAAACCGTCGATTTTGAATTTACGGTAACCAACGAGATCAGGGCAAAAGAGCGTTTCCGCCACTTTATCAAAGTCCCGGAGCTGGCCATGTTTTATAACCAGATCACCGATTATAAAACGGCCAAACATATCAATCTCGATAAGCCGGATATAGAAGAGACCCTGGTGAACATTAAGCCAACGCCGGATCAACAGGATTTTATAAAGCGGCTGATGGCCTTCGCCAAAACTGGCGATGCCACCGTGATCGGTAGACGTCCCCTGACCAGGGATGAAGACAAGGGCCGCATGCTCATCGCCACCAACTATGCCAAAAAAATGGCGGTAGATATGCGCCTGGTCAATCCTGATAAATACGGTGACCATCCCGGCAACAAGGTGAATGTCTGCGCCCGTAATGTTGCGGAGATCTATCATGAAAGCACGTCGCACAAAGGCACGCAGATCATTTTTAGCGACATCGGCACCCCAAAGCCCGAAGAGTTTAACGTGTATGACGCGCTACTTGATAAACTGGTAACGGACTTCGGTATCCCGGCAAACCAGATCACCTTTATCCATAACTGGGCTACAGATAAGCAACGTAAAGAGCTCTTTAGAAAGATGAACGCCGGGGAGATCCGGATACTGATCGGCAGTACCGAGAAAGCCGGTACCGGCCTAAATGTCCAGGAACGTATCGTTGCCATGCATCATCTGGACATACCGTGGAAACCCTCAGAGCTGGAGCAACGCGATGGTCGCGGAGCAAGGCAAGGTAACTGGCTGGCCAAGAAATTTTACGGCAACAAGGTCAGGAATTTCATTTACGCGGTGGAGCAATCACTGGACAATTACAAATTCAACCTGCTTAAAAACAAGCAGATCTTCATCAGTCAGATGAAAAATAACCAGTTGTCTGTACGTACACTCGACGAAGGAGCGATGGATGAACAAAGCGGCATGAGCTTTTCTGAATACATCGCCATATTATCCGGCGACACTTCCTTACTGGAAAAAACCCGTTTGGAAAAGAAGGTTGCTGAACTGGAAGGTTATAAAGGCGCACATTTCAAAGAGGTTTCACGAAGCCGCTACCTGTTAGAGGATCTGGAGAAGAAAAGCCGGGAAACCGGGCAAACACTGGAACTTGTTCGTAAAGATGAAGCTATCTACAGGCAGGTATTAAAGCTTGACGAGGACGGAACAAAATTAAACCCCTTAAAGCTGAATGATGGTGTTTATTCAGATCCGGTTGCCATCGGCAATAAGCTGATCGACCTGTATAAAAACTGGCAGCCAACGGACTTCACCAAGCCTGAACTTCATTTAGGCGAATTGTATGGCTTTGACCTCTATATCAGGAAAAAGCTGCAAACCGTTGAAACCGGCTTTTCCAGCAGGATCGAACATGTTACCTCACTTTATGCGGAAAGCCGCGCCACAGGTATTAAGTACATGCAGAATGGCGGGGCACCAAATATCGACAACCCCAAACTGGCTGCGCGCTATTTCCTGGATGCCATCAATAGGGTTATCGGTATGGCCGAACGCTACGAAAAGGAAGTGGACGGTATCGATAAACAGATCCCCGAGGTCAGAGAACTTTCCCTACGGCCATTTGACAAGGAGTATGAGCTGGCCTCACTGAAAAGGGAAGTGGAAAAACTGGAGTTGGAGATCAGTCAAAAGATCGCCGAAAAGGAAAAGCAGGCACAGGCCGAACAGTTAAAGATCGAACAGGAACCCGAGGAAACTGAATCAGTAACGGTTGCTGTCAGACGCTGA
- a CDS encoding type IV secretion system DNA-binding domain-containing protein, with product MEETREQQKLHGFLQCAIYLSIALEAAIFIYHDAPFWGIFNTPLDKISRLVIYADLVYSKLSTFGLICLVSIGTLAKKKTDLDPKKHIIYPLTAGLFLFFGSLVCRGRASPLAFAYTSWYDLLYMACSFTGALLVSLSMDNISKFIHSGLGKDKWNTEAESFMQQVKRIDTPYSVNIPMLFYYKGKVRHGWINICNVFRGTMVIGTPGSGKSFSIVNPFIRQLIAKEFAVCLYDFKFPDLGHIAYYHYLLAKQNGKLKGFAFHVINLNDIEKSRRINPWRADYIKSLADAAETAEALVEALKKGDRSGGSDQFFTQSAINFLASCVYFMSKYKGGIYSSFPHVLALLNHSYEDIFNALTSEPELRSLLSPFMTAYNAKATDQLEGQIGTLKIFISRLATKETYWVFSGNDFDLKISAQENPGMLVLANDPNTQNINSACYSIIINRITKLINTKGNLPSALIVDEVPTLFVHRVENLIATARSNKVAVLMGLQELPQFNQQYGKDTAATITAVVGTVLSGSVRNKETLEWLERLFGKSKQIGEGLSIDRNKTSTSLNEKLEVLIPAGKIASLNSGELVGVIAADAQEKYTGAFETSAVNCRINLDMEEIRREEMGYKSLPTFYDFGGKTDEKLRQNFNHITQQIQEMVLAFKPPPSASPVKASMKK from the coding sequence ATGGAAGAAACCAGGGAGCAGCAAAAACTGCATGGTTTTTTGCAGTGCGCCATTTACCTGTCCATAGCTTTAGAAGCGGCCATTTTTATTTATCATGATGCTCCTTTCTGGGGTATTTTTAATACCCCGCTCGACAAGATCAGCCGACTTGTTATTTACGCTGACCTGGTCTACAGCAAGCTGTCAACGTTTGGCTTGATCTGCCTGGTCAGCATTGGTACGCTGGCAAAAAAGAAAACAGACCTCGACCCTAAAAAACATATCATCTACCCGCTTACGGCCGGTCTGTTTTTGTTCTTCGGCAGCCTTGTTTGCAGGGGGCGTGCGTCCCCATTGGCATTCGCCTATACCAGCTGGTATGACCTGCTGTATATGGCCTGCTCATTCACGGGAGCGCTCCTGGTAAGCCTTTCGATGGACAATATTTCCAAGTTCATCCACTCAGGATTAGGCAAGGATAAATGGAATACGGAAGCGGAAAGCTTCATGCAACAGGTTAAGCGGATCGACACACCGTACTCGGTCAATATTCCCATGCTTTTTTATTACAAAGGCAAGGTTCGGCATGGCTGGATAAACATCTGCAATGTTTTTCGTGGCACGATGGTCATCGGTACCCCAGGATCGGGTAAATCTTTTAGCATCGTTAATCCCTTTATTCGTCAGCTGATTGCTAAAGAGTTTGCCGTATGCCTATATGATTTTAAGTTCCCTGACCTCGGACATATTGCCTACTATCATTACCTGCTGGCCAAACAGAACGGCAAGCTGAAAGGCTTTGCCTTTCATGTCATCAATTTGAACGACATCGAAAAAAGCAGGCGTATCAATCCCTGGCGGGCAGATTATATAAAATCACTGGCTGATGCCGCTGAAACTGCCGAAGCGCTGGTAGAAGCCTTAAAAAAGGGTGACCGCTCAGGCGGGAGCGACCAGTTCTTCACGCAGTCCGCGATTAATTTTTTGGCCTCCTGTGTGTACTTCATGAGCAAATACAAAGGCGGCATCTATTCCAGTTTCCCGCATGTGCTGGCGCTGCTTAACCATTCGTACGAAGACATCTTTAATGCCCTGACCTCCGAGCCGGAACTGCGTTCGCTATTGTCGCCCTTCATGACGGCTTATAACGCCAAGGCAACTGACCAGTTAGAAGGGCAGATCGGTACCCTTAAAATATTTATAAGCCGCCTGGCGACCAAGGAAACGTATTGGGTTTTCTCCGGCAATGACTTTGACCTTAAAATATCAGCCCAAGAAAATCCCGGAATGCTGGTATTGGCCAACGACCCTAACACCCAAAACATCAATTCGGCCTGCTATTCCATTATCATCAACCGAATAACCAAACTGATCAACACCAAGGGCAACCTGCCCTCCGCACTGATCGTGGATGAGGTACCTACTTTATTCGTTCACCGGGTCGAAAATTTAATTGCCACTGCCAGATCCAATAAAGTGGCTGTGCTGATGGGCTTGCAAGAACTTCCTCAGTTCAATCAGCAATACGGGAAAGATACTGCCGCAACCATTACCGCCGTGGTCGGAACCGTCTTGTCCGGCTCTGTAAGGAATAAGGAAACCCTGGAATGGCTGGAACGCCTCTTTGGTAAATCCAAACAGATCGGTGAAGGGTTGTCTATCGACCGCAACAAAACATCTACTTCGCTGAATGAAAAACTGGAGGTGCTTATTCCTGCGGGAAAGATAGCCTCTCTCAATTCCGGCGAGCTGGTTGGCGTCATTGCAGCCGATGCCCAGGAAAAATATACGGGCGCTTTTGAAACATCTGCGGTCAACTGCCGCATCAATCTCGATATGGAAGAGATCCGGCGGGAAGAAATGGGATATAAGTCCCTGCCCACTTTTTATGACTTCGGTGGTAAAACAGATGAAAAACTGCGCCAGAATTTCAACCATATCACCCAGCAGATACAGGAAATGGTATTGGCGTTCAAACCGCCGCCATCTGCTTCACCAGTTAAAGCATCCATGAAGAAATGA
- a CDS encoding M23 family metallopeptidase yields the protein MKLLISLCLICLPLKHLQINSDFGYRIHPLTGKYALHQGVDFKARSDTVYAILDGYVGSIGYNNGLGINIWLEHGDVESIYGHLSQILVTVQESVKAGDAIGITGATGRVTGQHLHFSICYRHKYINPINFLYELLKNQENEQKFQSTADPAFR from the coding sequence ATGAAATTACTGATCAGTCTTTGCCTGATCTGCCTGCCACTCAAACACCTGCAAATAAATTCCGATTTCGGATACCGTATTCACCCGCTAACGGGCAAATATGCCCTGCATCAAGGCGTCGATTTCAAAGCCCGAAGTGATACGGTTTATGCCATTCTTGACGGCTATGTCGGATCGATAGGATATAACAATGGCCTTGGAATTAACATTTGGCTGGAACATGGTGATGTTGAATCAATTTACGGTCACCTCAGCCAGATTTTGGTAACCGTTCAGGAAAGCGTGAAAGCTGGCGATGCCATCGGCATTACCGGCGCTACAGGCCGGGTGACGGGTCAGCACCTGCACTTCAGTATTTGCTACAGACACAAATACATCAATCCAATTAATTTTTTATATGAACTGCTAAAAAACCAAGAAAATGAGCAAAAATTTCAAAGCACTGCCGATCCAGCTTTCAGATAA
- a CDS encoding zincin-like metallopeptidase domain-containing protein has product MSKNFKALPIQLSDKLVAEIKEGNSLFQKPVKENGMPAFVKPVNPITGKGYSAMNALILGMQRHDDPRWMSADAARYAGNWVKKDEKGTMIEFPKTSDIQAIRTAEGKVIKDDAGVTQTKTVEFDKPQRGQAFLFNGSQLNDLQPLEEFLAKQNEGQTLSSIERAAKLIEDSKAVIIHGGQEAYYDKQRDAIFLPEVEQFENETKYYQAAIHQLAHWSGHEDRLNRPMEGKFASLDYAREELRAAIAGILIGGELNIGHNFGQQKAYMSNFAKILKDEPFEIAKASRDAQKIANLLLGVSQKREQKQGAEMPGFKKGDEIAYMDTTYKVLETYKTKSIKVEDGEGARKVLKPDYGLYKSLLEAKTNPREPEMVLEEEQGQAEEQGQQQKIGR; this is encoded by the coding sequence ATGAGCAAAAATTTCAAAGCACTGCCGATCCAGCTTTCAGATAAGCTGGTTGCAGAAATTAAAGAGGGTAATTCCCTGTTTCAAAAACCGGTAAAAGAAAATGGCATGCCTGCCTTTGTCAAACCGGTGAATCCCATTACCGGCAAAGGCTACAGCGCAATGAATGCGCTGATCCTTGGTATGCAGCGCCATGACGACCCCCGTTGGATGTCAGCCGATGCTGCACGTTATGCCGGGAATTGGGTCAAAAAGGATGAAAAAGGCACGATGATCGAGTTTCCGAAAACAAGCGATATTCAGGCCATTCGTACTGCCGAGGGCAAGGTTATCAAAGATGATGCGGGCGTAACACAAACCAAAACTGTCGAGTTTGATAAGCCGCAGCGTGGTCAGGCTTTTTTGTTCAATGGAAGCCAGTTGAATGACTTACAGCCATTAGAAGAATTTTTGGCCAAGCAAAATGAGGGTCAAACCCTGTCATCCATCGAGCGTGCGGCCAAACTGATTGAAGACAGCAAGGCAGTGATCATCCATGGCGGCCAGGAAGCGTATTATGACAAACAGCGGGACGCTATCTTCCTGCCGGAGGTTGAACAGTTCGAGAATGAAACCAAATACTACCAGGCTGCCATTCACCAGCTGGCACATTGGAGCGGCCATGAAGACCGGTTAAACCGTCCGATGGAGGGCAAGTTTGCCTCCCTGGATTACGCCCGTGAAGAATTACGTGCGGCAATTGCAGGAATCCTGATCGGTGGTGAATTAAATATCGGCCACAACTTCGGGCAGCAAAAGGCTTATATGAGCAATTTTGCTAAAATCTTAAAGGATGAGCCTTTTGAAATTGCCAAAGCTTCCAGGGATGCGCAAAAAATAGCCAACTTATTATTGGGTGTTTCCCAAAAGCGGGAACAAAAGCAGGGAGCCGAGATGCCTGGTTTTAAGAAAGGCGACGAGATCGCTTATATGGATACCACCTATAAAGTGCTGGAAACCTACAAAACCAAGAGCATTAAAGTGGAAGATGGCGAAGGCGCGCGTAAAGTACTAAAGCCGGATTACGGACTTTATAAATCCTTACTGGAGGCGAAAACCAATCCTCGTGAACCGGAAATGGTTTTAGAGGAAGAACAGGGCCAAGCCGAGGAACAGGGGCAACAACAAAAAATAGGGCGTTAA
- a CDS encoding DUF4099 domain-containing protein — protein MNPIKFHEDDLPVKDLETIGLASGGQLLLNVDDLKALLSGRRTSLMELHDLEAENIKIKSINAKISLKPNEKGQLDLLIHPIYRDAEIPDLLTNNEALQLQKGEVGSVLRITLDNHGNKKEMLVEFDPETKEFIVSDTEKILAPDMVNNEFLTQAQKENYRKGKEVQVPDGTRFSYSAIDKHGIRSNKLALVASILMDGGLSYMVFKGLNALFNQKRDQKAAEKLSPGYYQAIKDIENQHGFKPHQFERSQHRNGR, from the coding sequence ATGAACCCGATAAAGTTTCACGAAGATGATCTCCCGGTCAAGGATCTGGAGACCATTGGACTGGCCTCAGGAGGTCAGCTCCTGTTAAACGTCGATGACCTGAAAGCCTTGCTTTCAGGTCGCCGCACAAGCTTAATGGAATTGCATGACCTCGAAGCCGAAAATATCAAGATCAAATCTATCAATGCGAAGATATCATTGAAACCTAATGAAAAGGGCCAGCTTGATCTTTTGATCCATCCGATTTACCGGGATGCGGAGATCCCTGATCTGTTGACCAATAATGAAGCCCTGCAACTGCAAAAGGGTGAGGTAGGCAGCGTACTAAGAATTACCCTCGATAACCATGGCAATAAAAAGGAAATGCTCGTTGAATTTGATCCGGAAACAAAAGAGTTTATCGTTTCGGATACGGAGAAGATCCTGGCCCCTGATATGGTCAATAACGAATTCCTGACCCAGGCTCAAAAAGAGAACTACCGGAAAGGCAAGGAAGTGCAGGTACCGGACGGCACCCGCTTCAGCTATTCGGCAATAGACAAGCATGGCATCCGCTCCAATAAACTGGCACTGGTTGCATCCATCCTGATGGATGGCGGTTTATCCTATATGGTTTTTAAAGGGCTGAATGCCTTATTCAACCAGAAACGTGACCAAAAGGCTGCTGAGAAATTGAGCCCCGGTTATTACCAAGCGATCAAGGATATTGAGAATCAGCACGGATTTAAACCGCATCAGTTTGAACGCTCCCAACATCGCAACGGCAGATAA